ATCGAGGCCTCGGATGAGCATAAGTTTCTATGCTTGTACGGAACCTCGGCCAATACAGACAATTACTACGATATCGGATATTTGGAATCGCTGATCGGATACAAGCCTCAGGACGATGCTGCTGATCTGCTGGAGGAAGCCAGAAGCACAGGGGTACAGATTAAAGAGGATGAGACAGATTACCAGGGCGGAGGAATGACGGGAACAGCGCATTAGGTGCGGAAGATGCTAACGATGATCCGTATGGCGATCGAAAAATCCCCGCTCTCAGATCTTCGATCATAATTACGAGTATTAAACCAAGTGTATAGCGATAAGATAGAAAAGAGCGCGAATGAACGGCATGAGCTAAGAAGGTATTTGCAAGAAATATCATCTTAGCTTATTTTATTTGCATACATAAAAATCAGCTCGCCTCTGCCTCAAGGTTGTTTGTGAGCGGTATCATCTATACAATAGATAAAACAAATGAACGGAAGCGTTTCATTCATCATTTTCTGCAGATCTAAGATACCCATGTCCCAACGAATGGGCGCCTGGCGGATTAGCTGGGCTTTTTTTGTATTCAAGAGGAGGTATGAAATTTTGAAATCCATATGCAAAGTGATGATCGTTGATGATGAGATGCTGGTAAGACAGGGCATTAAGCATCTAATGAACTGGGAACAGGCCGGATTTCGAATTGTCGGCGAGGCTGCGAACGGACTCGAGGCGCTTGATCTTGTGGAGGAGGTTAGACCTCATATCATTCTGACCGATATTGTCATGCCCATCATGGATGGCGAGAAGTTCGTGAAAATTGTGAAGGAACGGCACCCCAAGACGGAGGTTATCGTTCTCAGCAGCTTTAGTGAATTTGAGTACGTCAGATCCACCTTCCAGAGCGGTGTAGCCGATTATATATTGAAGCCAAAGCTGGAAGCCGAGTATTTACTCAGCATCTTGAATAAAACGGCAGCCCAAATCGCCGAATTACAGGAAACCGCAGCAGAAGAACCTGCTGAGGAGAGGTACATTGAACAGGCCGCGGAGAAGCTGATCGCAGGCTATGAAGCAGAGCTTCCACCCGGCGTGCTGGAGTCCGTTCTGCCAGGGGACAGCTACGTCCTTATAGGGATGGATATGAAGCACATCGCAGTGCAGGAAGTAAGAACCAGCTTGAGTCAGATGATAGAAACCATGATCTCACAGATTGCAGATACGGTAGGCATCCATTTGAACATGAAGGACCAGGCCCTATATATACTTAACATGGACTCTGGGATTTGGAGCAGTCTCATTATGGACGTTAGAGGAAGGATAGGGCAGCTGCCGCCGGAACAAAAATCTGGCGTTCATATGGTCATGACAGAGCGTTTTACGGATTTCCTGCAGTTAGGAGCGGTGTATCGGAATCAGTTCTTATCGCTTGCGCGGTATTCGTTCTATATGCCGGATAAGCATTTTATCTTTGAAGGGGATCTGCCGGAATTGCCTCAAGTGACAGCAGACCTCGACATGGGAGAGCTGACAGAGCAGCTGAAGCGGAAGCAGTTTCAGAAGGGCTTTGCCGGATTTCTGGAGCACATTCATCTCAAATCCATGGATTACCGAACGGATATTTTTGAATTCAAAGCTTATCTGGGCAACTTTATCTTCAATGTGACAAGTACACTCGGAAAAATGAAATATGATACAGAGCGGCTCGAGCAGAGCAAATATGAGTTCTTCCGCAGAATTGATGAGGCAAAATATGCCCGAGACGCGATTCAGCGCATTGTTGATTTCATTCATGAAGCCGAGCAGGTGATTGGGGAAACCAACACTGCGGTGAATCCGAATATGGCGATGCTGCTGAGCTATATTCAAGAGCATTACAGGGAACCGATTACACTGACCGAAGTAGCGAAGCAATTTCATTTCAACCCATCCTACTTGTCGAGTTATTTCTCAGCTCATAATAGCGAGGGATTCAGTGAGTATCTGAATAAGATCCGCGTTCAAAAAGCGAAGGAGCTGCTGACTTCAACAGAGGAGTCCATCTCTGAGATCAGTGCTCAGGTGGGGTAC
This sequence is a window from Paenibacillus urinalis. Protein-coding genes within it:
- a CDS encoding response regulator transcription factor, coding for MKSICKVMIVDDEMLVRQGIKHLMNWEQAGFRIVGEAANGLEALDLVEEVRPHIILTDIVMPIMDGEKFVKIVKERHPKTEVIVLSSFSEFEYVRSTFQSGVADYILKPKLEAEYLLSILNKTAAQIAELQETAAEEPAEERYIEQAAEKLIAGYEAELPPGVLESVLPGDSYVLIGMDMKHIAVQEVRTSLSQMIETMISQIADTVGIHLNMKDQALYILNMDSGIWSSLIMDVRGRIGQLPPEQKSGVHMVMTERFTDFLQLGAVYRNQFLSLARYSFYMPDKHFIFEGDLPELPQVTADLDMGELTEQLKRKQFQKGFAGFLEHIHLKSMDYRTDIFEFKAYLGNFIFNVTSTLGKMKYDTERLEQSKYEFFRRIDEAKYARDAIQRIVDFIHEAEQVIGETNTAVNPNMAMLLSYIQEHYREPITLTEVAKQFHFNPSYLSSYFSAHNSEGFSEYLNKIRVQKAKELLTSTEESISEISAQVGYSDQSYFTKVFKKLTGLSPSTYRREQFAKED